A genomic region of Sarcophilus harrisii chromosome 6, mSarHar1.11, whole genome shotgun sequence contains the following coding sequences:
- the LOC100928327 gene encoding olfactory receptor 5A2 → MAGNRNTTTVTVFIFLGFSDHPQIQMILFVLFLGIYLLTLTWNLGLITLIRMDSHLQTPMYFFLSNLSFLDICYSSSTTPKMLACTIADQKTISFLGCAVQYFVFCAMGLTECFLLAAMAYDRYAAVCNPLLYTAIMSPTLCIKMVAGAFMSGFFSSLIETYSIYNHQFCGPNIINHFFCDLPPVLALVCSDTSASQIVIFLVGVVVGIMSVLVILISYVYIAAAVLKISSTKGRSKAFSTCASHLTAVTLFYGSGLFMYMRPSSSYSPSRDKMVSVFYALVIPMVNPMIYSLRNKEIKNAMKKIIERKWGISHHPIYF, encoded by the coding sequence ATGGCTGGGAACAGAAATACCACCACTGTGACTGTATTTATCTTCCTGGGCTTTTCTGATCATCCCCAAATACAAATGATCCTCTTTGTGCTATTTCTGGGGATCTACCTCCTGACTCTGACCTGGAATCTGGGGCTCATCACCCTGATCCGGATGGACTCCCACCTCCAGACACCTATGTATTTCTTCCTCAGCAACCTATCCTTTCTGGACATCTGCTACAGCTCCTCTACCACTCCCAAGATGCTGGCCTGTACCATTGCAGATCAGAAAACCATTTCCTTCCTGGGTTGTGCTGTtcaatattttgtcttttgtgcCATGGGGCTGACTGAGTGCTTTCTCCTGGCTGCCATGGCTTACGACCGCTATGCTGCTGTGTGTAATCCATTGCTCTACACGGCCATCATGTCCCCCACACTCTGTATCAAAATGGTGGCAGGCGCATTTATGAGTGGGTTTTTTAGCTCTCTGATTGAAACCTACTCTATCTACAATCATCAGTTCTGTGGACCGAATATCATCAATCATTTCTTCTGTGACCTTCCTCCCGTTCTAGCTTTAGTTTGCTCTGACACCTCCGCAAGTCAGATCGTGATCTTTCTTGTGGGGGTCGTTGTCGGGATAATGTCTGTCCTTGTGATCCTCATCTCTTATGTTTATATTGCTGCTGCTGTGCTGAAGATCAGCTCCACCAAAGGTAGGTCTAAGGCCTTTAGCACCTGTGCATCTCACCTGACTGCAGTGACATTGTTCTATGGTTCTGGCCTTTTCATGTACATGCGTCCCAGCTCCAGCTACTCCCCGAGTAGGGATAAGATGGTGTCGGTCTTCTATGCACTGGTGATCCCTATGGTGAATCCTATGATATATAGTCTTCGAAACAAGGAGATTAAAAATgccatgaagaaaataattgagagGAAATGGGGAATTTCTCATCACCCTATCTACTTTTGA